From Rhodoferax sp. AJA081-3, the proteins below share one genomic window:
- a CDS encoding NADH-quinone oxidoreductase subunit B family protein has product MIEGVLKEGFVTTSYDSVMNWARTGSVWPMTFGLACCAVEMMHSATARYDLARFGAEVFRASPRQSDLMIVAGTLTNKMAPAFRKVYDQMSEPRRVISMGSCANGGGYYHYSYSVVRGCDRIVPVDVYVPGCPPTAEALIYGIMQLQLKIRRTETIARA; this is encoded by the coding sequence ATGATTGAAGGTGTACTAAAAGAAGGCTTTGTCACCACCAGTTACGACTCGGTGATGAATTGGGCCCGGACCGGTTCGGTGTGGCCCATGACCTTTGGTTTGGCTTGCTGCGCCGTGGAGATGATGCACTCCGCCACAGCGCGTTACGACTTGGCCCGCTTTGGTGCCGAAGTGTTCCGTGCCAGTCCGCGCCAGTCCGATCTGATGATTGTGGCGGGCACGTTGACCAACAAGATGGCGCCAGCGTTTCGCAAGGTCTATGACCAGATGTCGGAGCCACGCCGCGTGATCAGCATGGGGTCGTGCGCCAATGGCGGTGGTTATTACCACTACAGTTATTCTGTTGTGCGCGGCTGCGACCGCATCGTGCCCGTGGATGTATACGTGCCCGGCTGCCCACCAACAGCGGAGGCGCTGATCTACGGCATCATGCAATTGCAACTCAAGATTCGCCGCACAGAAACCATCGCGCGGGCCTGA
- a CDS encoding NADH-quinone oxidoreductase subunit A, with amino-acid sequence MNLDQYLPALLFILVGVAIGIAPQAIGYILGPNKPDDAKNSPYECGFEAFEDARMKFDVRYYLVAILFILFDLETAFLFPWAVALKELGLFGFLIGLEFVAVLTIGFVYMWKKGALDWE; translated from the coding sequence ATGAACCTCGATCAATATCTTCCTGCTCTCTTGTTCATCTTAGTAGGCGTCGCCATCGGCATCGCGCCACAAGCCATTGGCTACATCCTAGGCCCCAATAAGCCGGATGACGCAAAAAACTCCCCCTACGAATGCGGCTTCGAGGCGTTTGAAGACGCCCGCATGAAGTTTGACGTTCGTTACTACCTTGTTGCTATCCTTTTTATTCTGTTCGACTTGGAAACTGCGTTTCTGTTTCCGTGGGCTGTTGCGCTCAAGGAGCTGGGGTTGTTCGGTTTTCTGATCGGTTTGGAGTTTGTGGCTGTGCTGACCATTGGCTTTGTGTACATGTGGAAAAAAGGTGCCCTGGACTGGGAGTAA
- a CDS encoding Hsp20/alpha crystallin family protein, which produces MFFATTARPQLNRHAYANTGRTLERFMDEALRANTNKAATYTQDETSFTLTLDVPGIAKDQLSIAIEGAVVRISSKEGAPRRYNAAYELPLDIDTATSEAKLEHGVLTLKLVKKVPVSNAAELAIQ; this is translated from the coding sequence ATGTTTTTCGCTACCACCGCCCGCCCCCAACTGAACCGCCACGCCTACGCCAACACCGGTCGCACGCTGGAGCGTTTCATGGACGAAGCACTGCGCGCCAATACCAACAAAGCGGCAACTTACACCCAAGACGAAACCAGTTTCACACTGACCCTGGACGTGCCCGGCATTGCCAAGGACCAACTGAGCATCGCCATCGAAGGCGCTGTGGTACGCATCAGCAGCAAGGAAGGCGCACCCCGCCGTTACAACGCCGCGTATGAATTGCCACTGGACATCGACACCGCCACCAGCGAAGCCAAGCTGGAACACGGCGTGTTGACCCTGAAGCTGGTCAAGAAAGTTCCCGTCAGCAACGCCGCTGAACTGGCGATCCAGTAA
- the pnp gene encoding polyribonucleotide nucleotidyltransferase: MSIFNKVTKTFQWGQHTVTMETGEIARQSTGAVLLDMDGTVVLATVVAKTEGKPGQDFFPLTVDYLEKSYAAGKIPGSFFKREGRPSEFETLTSRLIDRPIRPLFPEGFFNEVHVVIHTVSLNPEVDADIAAMIAVSAALSISGVPFNGPIGAARVGYVNGEYVLNPGQTQRKDSIMDLVVAGTEAAVLMVESEAQQLSEEIMLGGVVYGHEQSAIAINAIHELVRDAGKPVWDWKAPAKDEALIAKIDGLAKAKLEAAYQIRNKQARTQACRAAYSEVMAALKADGASFDAVAIEGLLFEIEAKIVRGQILAGEPRIDGRDTRTVRAIEIRNSVLPRTHGSALFTRGETQALVVTTLGTERDAQRIDALSGEYEDRFMLHYNMPPFATGETGRVGTPKRREIGHGRLAKRALAAVLPSKEDFPYTMRVVSEITESNGSSSMASVCGGCLSLMDAGVPMKAHVAGIAMGLIKEDNRFAVLTDILGDEDHLGDMDFKVAGTTNGITALQMDIKIQGITKEIMQVALAQAKEARMHILGKMQEAMAEAKTEVSNFAPRLFTMKINPEKIRDVIGKGGSVIRALTEETGTQINIDEDGTITIASADPAKAEEAKRRIEQITAEVEIGKVYEGPITKLLDFGALVNLLPGKDGLLHISQIAHERVEKVSDYLTEGQIIKVKVMETDEKGRIKLSMKALLDRPVQTADQG; this comes from the coding sequence ATGAGCATTTTCAACAAAGTCACCAAGACCTTCCAATGGGGTCAACACACCGTCACGATGGAAACCGGCGAAATCGCGCGGCAATCCACCGGCGCCGTATTGTTGGACATGGACGGCACCGTCGTTTTGGCCACCGTGGTTGCCAAGACCGAAGGCAAGCCCGGCCAGGATTTTTTCCCCCTGACCGTTGATTACCTGGAAAAGAGCTACGCCGCAGGCAAGATCCCCGGCAGCTTCTTTAAACGTGAAGGCCGCCCCAGCGAATTTGAAACGCTGACCAGCCGCCTGATTGATCGCCCCATTCGCCCCCTGTTCCCCGAAGGTTTCTTCAACGAAGTGCACGTGGTGATCCACACAGTGTCGTTGAACCCTGAAGTGGACGCTGACATCGCTGCGATGATCGCAGTGAGCGCAGCTCTGTCCATCTCTGGCGTGCCGTTCAACGGCCCCATCGGCGCAGCCCGCGTCGGTTACGTCAATGGCGAATACGTGTTGAACCCTGGCCAGACCCAGCGCAAAGACTCCATCATGGATCTGGTCGTTGCCGGTACCGAAGCCGCTGTGCTGATGGTCGAGTCCGAAGCACAACAGCTGTCCGAAGAAATCATGCTCGGTGGTGTGGTTTACGGCCACGAACAAAGCGCGATCGCCATCAACGCGATCCACGAACTGGTGCGTGACGCTGGCAAGCCGGTCTGGGACTGGAAAGCTCCTGCCAAGGACGAAGCCCTGATCGCCAAGATCGACGGTCTGGCCAAAGCCAAGCTGGAAGCTGCTTACCAAATCCGCAACAAGCAAGCCCGTACGCAAGCTTGCCGCGCTGCCTACTCCGAAGTCATGGCTGCCCTGAAGGCCGACGGCGCTTCTTTCGACGCAGTGGCCATCGAAGGTCTGCTGTTTGAAATCGAAGCCAAGATCGTTCGCGGCCAGATTCTGGCGGGCGAGCCCCGTATCGACGGCCGCGACACACGCACTGTGCGCGCTATCGAAATCCGCAACAGCGTGCTGCCCCGTACCCACGGTTCCGCCCTGTTCACCCGTGGTGAAACACAGGCGCTGGTGGTGACCACCCTGGGCACCGAACGTGATGCACAGCGTATCGACGCACTCTCCGGCGAATACGAAGACCGCTTCATGCTGCACTACAACATGCCTCCGTTCGCCACTGGCGAAACCGGCCGTGTCGGTACCCCTAAGCGCCGCGAAATCGGCCACGGCCGTCTGGCCAAGCGCGCGCTGGCAGCCGTGTTGCCCTCCAAGGAAGACTTCCCGTACACCATGCGTGTGGTTTCCGAAATCACCGAATCCAACGGCTCTTCGTCGATGGCTTCCGTTTGCGGCGGCTGCCTGTCGCTGATGGACGCTGGTGTGCCTATGAAAGCCCACGTGGCTGGTATCGCCATGGGTCTGATCAAGGAAGACAACCGCTTCGCGGTGTTGACCGACATTCTGGGTGACGAAGATCACCTGGGTGATATGGACTTCAAGGTCGCCGGCACCACCAACGGTATTACCGCGCTGCAGATGGACATCAAAATCCAGGGCATCACCAAGGAAATCATGCAAGTCGCTTTGGCCCAAGCCAAGGAAGCGCGCATGCACATTCTGGGCAAGATGCAAGAAGCGATGGCTGAAGCCAAGACCGAAGTGTCCAACTTCGCACCGCGTCTGTTCACCATGAAGATCAACCCCGAGAAGATCCGTGACGTGATCGGCAAGGGCGGTTCCGTGATCCGTGCGCTGACCGAAGAAACCGGCACGCAAATCAACATCGACGAAGACGGCACCATCACCATCGCATCGGCTGATCCCGCCAAGGCAGAAGAAGCCAAACGCCGCATCGAGCAGATCACGGCTGAAGTCGAAATCGGCAAGGTCTACGAAGGCCCCATCACCAAGCTGCTGGACTTCGGTGCCCTGGTGAATCTGCTGCCCGGCAAAGACGGCCTGTTGCACATCAGCCAGATCGCACACGAGCGTGTGGAGAAGGTGTCCGACTACCTGACCGAAGGCCAGATCATCAAGGTCAAGGTCATGGAAACCGACGAGAAGGGCCGCATCAAGCTGTCCATGAAGGCCCTGTTGGACCGTCCAGTCCAAACTGCAGACCAAGGCTAA
- the tsaD gene encoding tRNA (adenosine(37)-N6)-threonylcarbamoyltransferase complex transferase subunit TsaD has translation MVDEKCLVLGIESSCDETGVALVQWQGQAMPTLLSHALYSQIDMHQAFGGVVPELASRDHIRRVLPLTNEVLEASGRTLADVDIVAYTRGPGLAGALLVGAGVACALGAALDKPVLGVHHLEGHLLSPFLSADPPQFPFVALLVSGGHTQLMRVDGVGRYELLGETIDDAAGEAFDKSAKLMGLGYPGGPALAKMAEQGDPTAYKLPRPLLHSGNLDFSFAGLKTAVLVQAQRMVASEAALAAGLPAPSAQPNGGSTEGFGALPLQQRNDLAASTQAAIVEVLVKKSLAALKQTGLQRLVVAGGVGANRSLREQLNAACAKRHVRVHYPELHLCTDNGAMIAMAAAMRLQSGLQQATRTYAFDVKPRWPLDSL, from the coding sequence ATGGTTGATGAAAAATGTTTGGTGCTGGGCATCGAGTCCTCGTGTGATGAAACCGGTGTGGCCCTGGTCCAATGGCAGGGTCAGGCCATGCCCACCTTGTTGTCACACGCGCTGTACAGCCAGATCGACATGCACCAGGCATTTGGCGGTGTGGTGCCCGAATTGGCCAGCCGCGACCACATCCGCCGGGTATTGCCGCTGACCAACGAGGTGCTGGAAGCCAGTGGTCGGACACTGGCCGATGTGGACATCGTGGCATACACCCGTGGTCCGGGGTTGGCCGGTGCCCTGTTGGTGGGGGCCGGTGTGGCGTGTGCATTGGGCGCGGCTCTGGACAAACCAGTGCTTGGTGTGCACCACCTGGAAGGGCATTTGTTGTCGCCTTTTCTCAGCGCAGACCCGCCGCAGTTTCCGTTTGTGGCCCTGCTGGTGTCTGGCGGGCATACACAACTGATGCGGGTGGATGGGGTAGGGCGTTACGAACTCTTGGGCGAGACGATTGACGATGCGGCGGGTGAGGCTTTCGACAAGTCCGCCAAGCTGATGGGCTTGGGGTATCCGGGTGGGCCGGCTCTGGCCAAAATGGCGGAGCAGGGTGACCCCACGGCCTACAAACTGCCGCGACCCTTGTTGCACAGTGGCAATCTGGATTTTTCGTTCGCGGGGCTCAAGACTGCGGTGTTAGTCCAGGCGCAACGTATGGTGGCGTCGGAGGCGGCCTTGGCGGCCGGTCTGCCCGCACCCAGTGCCCAGCCCAATGGTGGCAGCACCGAAGGTTTTGGGGCCTTGCCCTTGCAGCAGCGCAATGACTTGGCAGCATCTACACAGGCTGCCATCGTCGAAGTGCTGGTGAAAAAATCCCTGGCGGCGCTGAAACAAACCGGTTTGCAGCGTTTGGTGGTGGCCGGTGGTGTGGGAGCTAACCGCAGCCTGCGCGAGCAGCTGAATGCGGCCTGCGCCAAACGCCATGTGCGGGTGCATTACCCGGAGCTGCATTTGTGCACCGACAACGGTGCCATGATTGCCATGGCCGCTGCCATGCGCCTGCAAAGTGGCCTGCAGCAGGCTACCAGGACCTATGCGTTTGATGTCAAACCGCGTTGGCCGCTGGATAGCCTGTAA
- a CDS encoding branched-chain amino acid ABC transporter substrate-binding protein has translation MFILNRWVLKTVSVALCALPFAMGAASAQAPAASPIKLAMVEALTGPNANAGEAVFRNLAWAVERVNARGGVKLPAAAGGNQMLVLERYDSKGQNEEALSVLRSAIDNGARIVLQGNSSANAAALIDAINKHNERDPARRVVFLNYSAVDPVLTNEKCSYWHFRFDAHADMRMAALMDVIKDDKALKGVYLIGQDYSFGQSVLREARRQLGVQRPDVAIVGEELHPMARVKDFLPYANKIKASGAGAVITGNWGNDLTLLIKAAKDVGFEGKFYTFYGNALGAPAAIGEAGIGKVVAVADWLPNVQTAGSEAFYKSFRVRYPLAADDYVHMRMQLLVEALAQSLEAAGSTDIAAVAAQLEKVKVSLGGQSGSMRAADHQFQQPLVVGVMERQGTPGVKFDVEGSGYGFRVVKTLAPEAAELPTTCKMQRP, from the coding sequence ATGTTTATTCTTAACCGTTGGGTCTTGAAAACCGTATCGGTGGCGCTATGTGCCCTGCCTTTTGCGATGGGTGCAGCCTCTGCGCAAGCGCCGGCTGCGTCCCCTATCAAACTGGCCATGGTCGAGGCCCTGACTGGGCCAAACGCCAATGCGGGTGAAGCCGTGTTTCGCAACCTGGCCTGGGCGGTGGAGCGTGTGAATGCGCGTGGTGGGGTGAAACTGCCTGCCGCTGCCGGTGGCAACCAGATGCTGGTGCTGGAGCGCTACGACAGCAAGGGCCAGAACGAAGAAGCCTTGTCGGTGCTTCGATCGGCCATCGACAACGGCGCGCGGATTGTGCTGCAAGGCAACTCGTCTGCCAATGCAGCGGCCTTGATTGACGCCATCAACAAGCACAACGAACGCGATCCGGCGCGCCGTGTGGTGTTCCTGAACTACTCCGCAGTGGACCCGGTGCTGACGAATGAGAAGTGCAGCTATTGGCATTTCCGTTTTGATGCCCATGCCGACATGCGAATGGCCGCCCTGATGGACGTCATCAAGGACGACAAGGCACTTAAGGGTGTGTACCTGATTGGCCAGGACTACAGCTTCGGTCAGTCTGTGTTGCGCGAGGCGCGCCGCCAGTTGGGCGTGCAGCGGCCGGATGTGGCCATTGTTGGTGAGGAGTTGCACCCCATGGCGCGGGTGAAGGACTTCCTGCCCTATGCCAACAAGATCAAGGCCAGTGGGGCAGGGGCCGTTATCACCGGCAATTGGGGCAATGACCTGACATTGTTGATCAAGGCCGCCAAGGATGTGGGTTTTGAAGGCAAGTTCTACACCTTTTATGGCAATGCACTCGGTGCGCCAGCCGCCATTGGCGAGGCTGGTATTGGCAAGGTGGTGGCCGTAGCCGACTGGTTGCCCAATGTGCAAACCGCCGGCAGCGAAGCCTTTTACAAGTCGTTCCGCGTGCGTTACCCCTTGGCAGCGGACGATTACGTCCACATGCGGATGCAGTTGCTGGTCGAAGCCCTGGCGCAGTCCTTGGAGGCTGCGGGCAGTACCGATATCGCAGCGGTTGCGGCGCAACTCGAAAAGGTCAAAGTGAGTCTGGGCGGCCAATCAGGCAGCATGCGCGCTGCGGACCACCAGTTCCAGCAGCCACTGGTGGTGGGGGTCATGGAGCGCCAGGGGACGCCGGGCGTCAAATTCGATGTAGAAGGCTCCGGCTACGGATTCCGGGTGGTCAAGACCCTGGCGCCCGAGGCAGCCGAGCTGCCCACCACCTGCAAGATGCAGCGGCCCTGA
- the rpsO gene encoding 30S ribosomal protein S15 produces MIASSIKAAVVKDNARSPSDTGSPEVQVALLTARINELMPHFKTHAKDHHGRRGLVRMVNTRKSLLAYLNRVDHDRYVALIAKLGLRK; encoded by the coding sequence ATGATCGCATCCAGCATCAAAGCCGCTGTTGTCAAAGACAACGCCCGCAGCCCATCCGATACCGGCAGCCCAGAAGTGCAAGTTGCATTGCTGACCGCCCGCATCAACGAACTCATGCCCCACTTCAAGACCCACGCCAAGGACCACCACGGTCGTCGCGGCCTGGTTCGCATGGTTAACACACGTAAGAGCCTGTTGGCCTACCTGAACCGCGTAGACCACGACCGTTATGTTGCTCTGATCGCCAAGTTGGGTCTGCGTAAGTAA
- the tpiA gene encoding triose-phosphate isomerase has protein sequence MKKQLIAGNWKMNGSLQSNAALVAALAAGAGSAQCLVAVCVPAPYLAQVQLLVAGTRIDLGAQDVSQHESGAFTGEMSAGMLREFATRYCLVGHSERRQYHGETDALVATKAQRALAAGITPIVCVGETLAERDAGRTEEVVKRQLAAVIHTNGHCISEIVVAYEPVWAIGTGKTASPEEAQQVHAVLRAQLQAATAHADRVHILYGGSMNAANAAQLLSQPDIDGGLVGGASLKPADFLSIIAAAR, from the coding sequence ATGAAAAAACAGCTGATTGCAGGTAACTGGAAGATGAACGGCTCGTTGCAGTCCAACGCGGCCCTGGTGGCAGCGCTGGCGGCGGGGGCTGGCAGCGCCCAGTGTCTGGTCGCAGTCTGTGTGCCTGCGCCATATCTGGCACAGGTGCAACTGCTGGTAGCCGGAACCCGTATCGACCTGGGTGCGCAAGACGTGTCCCAGCATGAGTCGGGTGCCTTTACCGGCGAAATGTCGGCCGGCATGTTGCGTGAATTTGCGACCCGTTATTGCCTGGTAGGCCACTCGGAGCGCCGCCAATACCATGGTGAAACCGACGCCCTGGTTGCAACCAAGGCGCAGCGTGCGCTGGCCGCTGGCATCACGCCGATTGTGTGTGTGGGCGAGACGCTGGCCGAGCGTGATGCAGGGCGTACCGAAGAAGTGGTCAAACGCCAGTTGGCGGCGGTGATCCATACCAACGGCCATTGCATCAGTGAGATCGTTGTGGCGTACGAGCCGGTGTGGGCGATTGGTACCGGCAAGACCGCCAGCCCGGAAGAAGCCCAACAGGTGCACGCCGTGTTGCGCGCACAACTGCAGGCAGCAACCGCGCACGCGGACCGGGTGCACATTTTGTACGGCGGCAGCATGAACGCGGCCAATGCCGCGCAACTGCTGTCGCAGCCAGACATCGACGGCGGACTGGTCGGGGGCGCGTCCCTCAAGCCCGCAGACTTTTTATCCATCATTGCCGCAGCGCGCTGA
- a CDS encoding NADH-quinone oxidoreductase subunit C has protein sequence MTTFSVTPETIQAAIVAALGDKLQRTSIALGEVEAVVSADNYHAAAQILRDDSGCKFEQLIDLCGVDYSEYKGGAYEGPRFCVVLQLLSVSLNQRLRLKVFATDDAMPLLQSVTNVWAAADWYEREAFDLFGIMFDGHNDLRRILTDYGFIGHPFRKDFPTTGYVEMRYDAEQARVVYQPVTIEAREITPRIIREDNYGGLH, from the coding sequence ATGACAACATTTTCCGTAACGCCTGAGACCATTCAGGCGGCCATTGTTGCGGCCTTGGGTGACAAGTTGCAACGTACATCCATTGCACTGGGTGAGGTTGAAGCCGTGGTGTCTGCGGACAACTACCATGCTGCTGCGCAAATTTTGCGAGATGACTCTGGTTGCAAGTTTGAGCAGCTGATCGACTTGTGTGGCGTGGACTATTCCGAATACAAAGGCGGCGCCTACGAGGGTCCGCGTTTTTGTGTGGTCCTTCAGCTCTTGTCCGTCAGCCTGAACCAGCGTTTGCGCCTAAAGGTGTTTGCGACCGATGACGCCATGCCGCTGCTGCAGTCCGTTACCAATGTTTGGGCCGCTGCAGACTGGTATGAACGTGAAGCCTTTGACCTGTTTGGCATCATGTTTGATGGCCACAATGACTTGCGCCGCATCCTGACGGATTATGGTTTCATCGGCCATCCCTTCCGCAAAGACTTCCCCACTACGGGTTATGTGGAGATGCGTTATGACGCCGAGCAGGCGCGCGTCGTGTATCAGCCCGTCACCATTGAGGCGCGCGAAATTACGCCGCGCATCATCCGTGAAGACAACTATGGGGGCCTGCACTAA
- a CDS encoding NADH-quinone oxidoreductase subunit D → MAEIKNYTLNFGPQHPAAHGVLRLVLELDGEVIQRADPHIGNLHRATEKLAETKTYIQSLPYMDRLDYVSMMCSEHAYCLALERMLGIEVPIRAQYIRVMYAEITRLLNHLMYLGSHGNDCGSSTILIYTFREREDLFDMYEAASGARMHAAYIRPGGVYRDLPDTMNQHKASKVRNAKAVEELNRNRKGSLLDFIDDFTQRFPKCLEEYHTLLTENRIWKQRCVGISPVTPERALNLGFTGAMLRATGQAWDLRKQQPYDVYDKLDFDIPVGSTGDVYDRYLVRMEEMKQSNRIIKQCVDWLRVNPGPVITDNHKVAPPSRESMKTSMEELIHHFKLFTEGFHVPEGEAYAAVEHPKGEFGVYIVSEGANKPYRLKIRAPGFPHLAGLNELAKGHMIADVVSIIGTLDIVFGEIDR, encoded by the coding sequence ATGGCTGAAATAAAGAACTACACCCTCAATTTCGGACCCCAGCACCCGGCAGCACACGGCGTGTTGCGCCTGGTGCTGGAGCTCGATGGCGAAGTGATCCAGCGGGCCGATCCGCATATCGGCAATTTGCACCGCGCCACCGAAAAACTGGCCGAGACCAAGACCTATATCCAGAGCCTGCCCTACATGGACCGTCTGGACTATGTGTCCATGATGTGCAGTGAGCATGCCTACTGCCTGGCCCTGGAGCGCATGCTGGGCATTGAAGTGCCGATCCGTGCGCAATACATCCGCGTGATGTATGCCGAGATCACGCGTCTGCTGAACCACCTGATGTACCTGGGTTCCCACGGCAACGATTGTGGTAGCTCCACCATCCTGATCTACACCTTCCGCGAGCGCGAAGACCTTTTCGACATGTACGAAGCGGCCAGTGGTGCCCGCATGCATGCGGCCTACATCCGTCCGGGTGGTGTGTACCGCGACCTGCCGGACACCATGAACCAGCACAAGGCAAGCAAGGTGCGCAACGCCAAGGCAGTTGAAGAACTCAACCGCAACCGCAAGGGTTCGTTGCTGGACTTCATTGATGACTTCACGCAGCGCTTCCCCAAGTGCCTGGAGGAATACCACACCCTGCTGACAGAAAACCGCATCTGGAAACAACGCTGTGTTGGCATCAGCCCGGTAACCCCCGAGCGTGCCTTGAACCTGGGTTTCACCGGTGCCATGTTGCGTGCCACTGGACAGGCCTGGGATTTGCGCAAGCAGCAGCCCTACGACGTGTACGACAAGCTGGACTTTGACATTCCAGTGGGTAGTACAGGTGATGTCTACGACCGCTACCTCGTCCGTATGGAAGAGATGAAGCAGTCCAACCGCATCATCAAACAGTGCGTCGATTGGCTGCGGGTCAACCCCGGTCCGGTCATCACCGATAACCACAAGGTTGCGCCGCCTTCGCGCGAATCCATGAAGACCAGCATGGAAGAGTTGATCCACCACTTCAAGCTCTTCACCGAGGGTTTCCACGTGCCCGAGGGCGAGGCCTATGCAGCGGTGGAACACCCCAAGGGCGAGTTTGGCGTCTATATCGTCAGCGAAGGTGCCAACAAGCCCTACCGCCTGAAGATCCGTGCGCCCGGTTTTCCGCACCTGGCGGGTCTCAATGAATTGGCCAAGGGCCACATGATTGCCGATGTGGTCTCCATCATCGGTACCCTGGATATCGTTTTTGGAGAGATTGATCGATGA
- the secG gene encoding preprotein translocase subunit SecG, which translates to MNVVLTIILTVQMLSALAMIGLILVQHGKGADMGAAFGSGGSGSLFGASGSANFLSRTTAVAATVFFVCTLALAYFGNLRPATSSSVLESAAVVAPATAEAASAPAVAASGVGQIPAK; encoded by the coding sequence ATGAATGTTGTATTGACGATTATTTTGACGGTTCAGATGTTGTCCGCCTTGGCCATGATCGGTTTGATCCTGGTGCAGCACGGCAAAGGTGCTGATATGGGTGCTGCATTTGGAAGCGGTGGTTCGGGTAGCCTGTTTGGCGCCAGCGGCAGTGCCAATTTTCTGTCGCGGACAACGGCTGTGGCGGCCACGGTCTTCTTTGTGTGCACATTGGCCTTGGCCTACTTTGGCAACCTGCGTCCGGCGACATCCTCCAGTGTTCTGGAGAGTGCTGCTGTTGTGGCTCCTGCCACCGCTGAGGCGGCTTCGGCACCTGCAGTTGCGGCCTCTGGCGTTGGCCAAATCCCTGCAAAATAA
- a CDS encoding NAD(P)H-quinone oxidoreductase codes for MRVIEIPSFGGPDVLRLGDRPLPVAGAGEVLVRVRASGINRPDVLQRAGMYPAPAGASDIPGLEIAGVIEGGDAEAMAQAGLSVGDRVCALVAGGGYAEYCVAPIGQCLPVPRGLSDVEAASLPETFFTVWSNVFDRGGLQAGETLLVQGGTSGIGVTAIQIAKALGAKVIATAGSDKKCAACLALGADHAVNYKTQDFQSEALRLTEGRGVDVVLDMVAGSYVAKEVQCLAEDGRLVIIAVQGGVQAEFNSALVMRKRLTITGSTLRARPVAFKAAIAKACLQQVWPLLAAGRVKPVVHSVFPAVDAEHTSGSGASRAHALMESNQHVGKIVLTWEVQA; via the coding sequence ATGAGAGTTATTGAAATTCCATCCTTTGGCGGCCCGGACGTTCTGCGTCTGGGGGATCGTCCGTTGCCGGTTGCCGGTGCGGGCGAGGTGCTGGTGCGCGTACGCGCGAGCGGCATCAACCGGCCAGACGTCTTGCAGCGTGCGGGCATGTACCCTGCGCCTGCCGGTGCGTCTGACATTCCAGGGTTGGAAATTGCTGGCGTCATCGAAGGCGGCGATGCTGAGGCCATGGCGCAAGCCGGCCTGAGCGTGGGCGACCGCGTGTGTGCCTTGGTGGCAGGTGGTGGTTACGCAGAATACTGCGTGGCGCCCATTGGCCAGTGTCTGCCGGTGCCCCGGGGGTTGAGTGATGTCGAGGCGGCTTCGCTGCCCGAGACATTCTTCACCGTGTGGAGCAATGTGTTTGACCGTGGTGGCTTGCAAGCCGGTGAAACCCTGCTGGTGCAGGGCGGCACCAGCGGCATTGGTGTCACGGCCATCCAGATCGCCAAGGCCTTGGGTGCCAAGGTGATTGCCACGGCTGGCAGCGACAAAAAATGTGCCGCCTGCCTGGCGCTGGGCGCGGACCATGCCGTCAACTACAAGACCCAGGATTTCCAGTCTGAGGCCTTGCGCCTGACCGAAGGCCGTGGTGTCGACGTGGTGCTGGACATGGTGGCTGGCAGTTATGTTGCCAAAGAGGTGCAATGCCTGGCTGAAGATGGCCGTCTGGTCATCATCGCCGTGCAGGGCGGTGTGCAGGCTGAATTCAATTCTGCCTTGGTGATGCGCAAGCGTCTGACCATCACCGGCTCGACTTTGCGTGCGCGCCCGGTGGCGTTCAAAGCTGCGATTGCCAAGGCCTGTTTGCAGCAGGTCTGGCCTTTGCTGGCTGCGGGACGCGTCAAGCCGGTGGTGCACAGCGTGTTTCCGGCGGTGGATGCAGAGCACACCAGCGGCAGTGGTGCGTCACGGGCGCATGCCCTGATGGAATCCAACCAGCATGTGGGCAAGATTGTTTTGACTTGGGAAGTACAAGCATGA